A window of Cryptomeria japonica chromosome 3, Sugi_1.0, whole genome shotgun sequence contains these coding sequences:
- the LOC131044706 gene encoding probable galactinol--sucrose galactosyltransferase 6 isoform X1 → MEARKVSASQLCRGTCRLNNVNNTRKIASPSSPSVSYWPRMSWNRNCFSLSQHFTGPLPNRRLENTLKVVIRHQSTLEAEEDKTSMSSVKNSNNQLIIGEKSILSGVPENVVFTCASEIGLEESLLVGALFSESKSRHVIPLGTLKDVRFLSCFRFKLWWMTQKFGDCGREIQPETQFLLLETKTGCSSNQDMHWRSREQMVYTVFLPLVEGVFRACLQGNEKDEMELCLESGDPDITESSFTHSLLVHAGKDPYKVITEAVRAVELHLQSFRHRDEKKMPGIIDWFGWCTWDAFYTDVSARGVEDGLKSLSEGGTPPRFVIIDDGWQSVGTDKKEEDAPDKEALRRLTHIKENYKFGNNGKAGEEQEDPALGIQHLVEIAKKKHNLKYVYVWHAITGYWGGVKPGVYGMEQYESTIKYPVHSPGVLNNEPGMDSDVLTMHGIGLVNPAKVFEFYNELHSYLAAAGVDGVKVDVQCILETLGAGLGGRVALTSQYHKALDASIARNFADNGCIACMSHNTDALYCSKQTAVVRASDDFFPRDPVTHTIHIASVAYNSVFLGEFMLPDWDMFHSVHPAGEFHAAARAVGGCPVYVSDKPGHHNFDLLRKLVLPDGSILRAQLPGRPTCDCLFNDPTRDGKSLLKIWNINKYTGVLGVFNCQGAAWSHLDKKNVFHDKKPNEISGSIHAHDVHLLEEVAENDWNGNCVVYSDKGELVHLPRNAALPITLRVLEHVVYTVTPIKNLTGGVSFAPIGLIDMFNSGGAINSLDYKIHYQNMQNEFMETPKVLGIPVKPSEDSGHVPTATIQMAIRGCGRFGGYSSIKPRKCFVDSSPTDFSYDSVSGLVMLILEKPREQQIWNVTIEV, encoded by the exons ATGGAGGCGCGGAAAGTAAGCGCAAGCCAGCTTTGCAGAGGGACATGCCGCCTTAATAATGTCAATAACACCCGTAAAATTGCTTCCCCCTCTTCTCCCTCTGTCTCTTACTG GCCTCGTATGAGTTGGAACAGAAACTGTTTTAGTTTGTCCCAGCATTTCACAGGGCCTTTACCGAATCGG AGGCTGGAGAATACCTTAAAGGTAGTAATTAGACATCAATCTACCCTAGAAGCAGAAGAGGATAAAACAAGCATGTCATCTGTGAAAAATTCCAACAATCAATTAATTATCGGTGAAAAGAGTATTCTGTCAGGTGTTCCAGAAAATGTAGTCTTTACTTGTGCCTCAGAAATTGGCCTTGAGGAAAGTTTACTTGTTGGAGCTCTGTTTTCAGAGAGTAAGAGCCGCCATGTCATTCCTCTGGGGACTCTCAA GGATGTTCGATTTCTCTCTTGTTTCCGCTTCAAGTTATGGTGGATGACACAAAAATTTGGGGATTGTGGAAGGGAAATTCAACCCGAAACTCAATTTTTGCTGTTGGAAACCAAGACTGGATGCTCTTCAAACCAGGACATGCATTGGAGATCACGTGAGCAAATGGTCTACACAGTATTCCTGCCTTTAGTGGAGGGTGTGTTTAGGGCATGTTTGCAAGGAAATGAAAAAGATGAGATGGAACTATGCTTGGAAAGTG GAGATCCTGACATTACCGAATCATCTTTCACACATTCTCTGTTGGTTCATGCTGGGAAAGACCCATATAAAGTAATTACAGAGGCTGTTAG GGCTGTGGAGCTTCACTTGCAGTCATTCCGTCACAGAGATGAGAAGAAG ATGCCAGGAATCATTGATTGGTTTGGATGGTGTACCTGGGATGCATTTTACACTGACGTCTCTGCCAGAGGAGTAGAAGACGGATTAAAGAG TCTGTCAGAAGGAGGAACACCACCACGTTTTGTTATAATTGATGATGGTTGGCAATCTGTTGGTACTGACAAAAAAGAAGAAGATGCTCCTGATAAAGA GGCATTGAGGCGCTTAACTCACATCAAAGAGAACTACAAATTTGGAAACAATGGGAAAGCGGGTGAAGAGCAAGAAGATCCAGCCCTTGGCATTCAACATCTGGTTGAAATAGCTAAAAAGAAGCACAATCTAAA ATATGTGTATGTGTGGCACGCAATCACAGGCTATTGGGGAGGAGTTAAGCCTGGTGTTTATGGAATGGAACAATATGAATCTACTATCAAATACCCCGTACATTCTCCAGGTGTCTTGAACAATGAACCTGGAATGGACTCAGATGTTCTTACCATGCATGGAATTGGTTTGGTAAATCCTGCAAAGGTTTTTGAGTTCTATAATGAATTGCACAGCTACCTAGCTGCTGCTGGAGTTGATGGGGTCAAAGTTGATGTTCAATGCATCCTTGAGACACTTGGAGCAGGCCTTGGTGGACGAGTAGCATTAACTTCACAATACCATAAAGCATTGGATGCCTCTATTGCTAGGAATTTCGCAGACAATGGGTGCATTGCATGCATGAGCCACAACACGGATGCACTTTATTG TTCAAAGCAAACAGCAGTTGTAAGAGCCTCAGATGATTTCTTTCCAAGGGACCCTGTAACTCACACAATCCACATAGCTTCAGTTGCTTACAACAGCGTCTTCCTTGGGGAATTCATGCTACCAGATTGGGATATGTTCCAT AGTGTTCATCCTGCTGGAGAATTCCATGCCGCTGCAAGGGCAGTTGGTGGCTGCCCTGTGTATGTTAG TGACAAGCCTGGTCATCACAACTTTGATTTATTGAGGAAGCTTGTTCTCCCAGATGGTTCTATTTTGCGGGCACAATTGCCTGGCCGGCCTACATGTGATTGTTTATTTAATGATCCTACTCGTGATGGAAAGAG TTTGTTAAAAATTTGGAACATAAACAAATACACTGGAGTTTTAGGGGTATTTAATTGCCAAGGTGCTGCTTGGAGCCATTTAGACAAGAAAAATGTATTCCATGATAAAAAACCCAATGAGATATCTGGATCTATTCATGCGCATGACGTACACTTGTTGGAAGAGGTAGCTGAAAATGACTGGAATGGGAACTGTGTAGTGTATTCTGACAAAG GTGAGCTTGTGCACCTTCCTAGGAATGCTGCTTTACCAATTACACTCAGAGTATTGGAGCACGTAGTTTACACTGTAACGCCAATAAAG AATTTAACAGGAGGTGTCTCCTTTGCTCCGATTGGTCTTATTGACATGTTCAATTCTGGAGGTGCCATCAACTCATTAGACTATAAAATACACTATCAAAACATGCAGAATGAGTTTATGGAGACTCCTAAAGTGTTAGGAATTCCAGTAAAACCTTCTGAAGACAGTGGCCATGTACCAACAGCAACCATCCAGATGGCAATCCGTGGATGTGGGCGGTTTGGAGGCTATTCATCCATCAAACCAAGGAAATGCTTTGTGGACTCTTCACCAACTGATTTTTCATATGATTCTGTCTCTGGCCTTGTGATGCTAATTTTGGAAAAACCCAGGGAGCAACAGATTTGGAATGTGACAATTGAAGTCTAA
- the LOC131044706 gene encoding probable galactinol--sucrose galactosyltransferase 6 isoform X2: MSWNRNCFSLSQHFTGPLPNRRLENTLKVVIRHQSTLEAEEDKTSMSSVKNSNNQLIIGEKSILSGVPENVVFTCASEIGLEESLLVGALFSESKSRHVIPLGTLKDVRFLSCFRFKLWWMTQKFGDCGREIQPETQFLLLETKTGCSSNQDMHWRSREQMVYTVFLPLVEGVFRACLQGNEKDEMELCLESGDPDITESSFTHSLLVHAGKDPYKVITEAVRAVELHLQSFRHRDEKKMPGIIDWFGWCTWDAFYTDVSARGVEDGLKSLSEGGTPPRFVIIDDGWQSVGTDKKEEDAPDKEALRRLTHIKENYKFGNNGKAGEEQEDPALGIQHLVEIAKKKHNLKYVYVWHAITGYWGGVKPGVYGMEQYESTIKYPVHSPGVLNNEPGMDSDVLTMHGIGLVNPAKVFEFYNELHSYLAAAGVDGVKVDVQCILETLGAGLGGRVALTSQYHKALDASIARNFADNGCIACMSHNTDALYCSKQTAVVRASDDFFPRDPVTHTIHIASVAYNSVFLGEFMLPDWDMFHSVHPAGEFHAAARAVGGCPVYVSDKPGHHNFDLLRKLVLPDGSILRAQLPGRPTCDCLFNDPTRDGKSLLKIWNINKYTGVLGVFNCQGAAWSHLDKKNVFHDKKPNEISGSIHAHDVHLLEEVAENDWNGNCVVYSDKGELVHLPRNAALPITLRVLEHVVYTVTPIKNLTGGVSFAPIGLIDMFNSGGAINSLDYKIHYQNMQNEFMETPKVLGIPVKPSEDSGHVPTATIQMAIRGCGRFGGYSSIKPRKCFVDSSPTDFSYDSVSGLVMLILEKPREQQIWNVTIEV; the protein is encoded by the exons ATGAGTTGGAACAGAAACTGTTTTAGTTTGTCCCAGCATTTCACAGGGCCTTTACCGAATCGG AGGCTGGAGAATACCTTAAAGGTAGTAATTAGACATCAATCTACCCTAGAAGCAGAAGAGGATAAAACAAGCATGTCATCTGTGAAAAATTCCAACAATCAATTAATTATCGGTGAAAAGAGTATTCTGTCAGGTGTTCCAGAAAATGTAGTCTTTACTTGTGCCTCAGAAATTGGCCTTGAGGAAAGTTTACTTGTTGGAGCTCTGTTTTCAGAGAGTAAGAGCCGCCATGTCATTCCTCTGGGGACTCTCAA GGATGTTCGATTTCTCTCTTGTTTCCGCTTCAAGTTATGGTGGATGACACAAAAATTTGGGGATTGTGGAAGGGAAATTCAACCCGAAACTCAATTTTTGCTGTTGGAAACCAAGACTGGATGCTCTTCAAACCAGGACATGCATTGGAGATCACGTGAGCAAATGGTCTACACAGTATTCCTGCCTTTAGTGGAGGGTGTGTTTAGGGCATGTTTGCAAGGAAATGAAAAAGATGAGATGGAACTATGCTTGGAAAGTG GAGATCCTGACATTACCGAATCATCTTTCACACATTCTCTGTTGGTTCATGCTGGGAAAGACCCATATAAAGTAATTACAGAGGCTGTTAG GGCTGTGGAGCTTCACTTGCAGTCATTCCGTCACAGAGATGAGAAGAAG ATGCCAGGAATCATTGATTGGTTTGGATGGTGTACCTGGGATGCATTTTACACTGACGTCTCTGCCAGAGGAGTAGAAGACGGATTAAAGAG TCTGTCAGAAGGAGGAACACCACCACGTTTTGTTATAATTGATGATGGTTGGCAATCTGTTGGTACTGACAAAAAAGAAGAAGATGCTCCTGATAAAGA GGCATTGAGGCGCTTAACTCACATCAAAGAGAACTACAAATTTGGAAACAATGGGAAAGCGGGTGAAGAGCAAGAAGATCCAGCCCTTGGCATTCAACATCTGGTTGAAATAGCTAAAAAGAAGCACAATCTAAA ATATGTGTATGTGTGGCACGCAATCACAGGCTATTGGGGAGGAGTTAAGCCTGGTGTTTATGGAATGGAACAATATGAATCTACTATCAAATACCCCGTACATTCTCCAGGTGTCTTGAACAATGAACCTGGAATGGACTCAGATGTTCTTACCATGCATGGAATTGGTTTGGTAAATCCTGCAAAGGTTTTTGAGTTCTATAATGAATTGCACAGCTACCTAGCTGCTGCTGGAGTTGATGGGGTCAAAGTTGATGTTCAATGCATCCTTGAGACACTTGGAGCAGGCCTTGGTGGACGAGTAGCATTAACTTCACAATACCATAAAGCATTGGATGCCTCTATTGCTAGGAATTTCGCAGACAATGGGTGCATTGCATGCATGAGCCACAACACGGATGCACTTTATTG TTCAAAGCAAACAGCAGTTGTAAGAGCCTCAGATGATTTCTTTCCAAGGGACCCTGTAACTCACACAATCCACATAGCTTCAGTTGCTTACAACAGCGTCTTCCTTGGGGAATTCATGCTACCAGATTGGGATATGTTCCAT AGTGTTCATCCTGCTGGAGAATTCCATGCCGCTGCAAGGGCAGTTGGTGGCTGCCCTGTGTATGTTAG TGACAAGCCTGGTCATCACAACTTTGATTTATTGAGGAAGCTTGTTCTCCCAGATGGTTCTATTTTGCGGGCACAATTGCCTGGCCGGCCTACATGTGATTGTTTATTTAATGATCCTACTCGTGATGGAAAGAG TTTGTTAAAAATTTGGAACATAAACAAATACACTGGAGTTTTAGGGGTATTTAATTGCCAAGGTGCTGCTTGGAGCCATTTAGACAAGAAAAATGTATTCCATGATAAAAAACCCAATGAGATATCTGGATCTATTCATGCGCATGACGTACACTTGTTGGAAGAGGTAGCTGAAAATGACTGGAATGGGAACTGTGTAGTGTATTCTGACAAAG GTGAGCTTGTGCACCTTCCTAGGAATGCTGCTTTACCAATTACACTCAGAGTATTGGAGCACGTAGTTTACACTGTAACGCCAATAAAG AATTTAACAGGAGGTGTCTCCTTTGCTCCGATTGGTCTTATTGACATGTTCAATTCTGGAGGTGCCATCAACTCATTAGACTATAAAATACACTATCAAAACATGCAGAATGAGTTTATGGAGACTCCTAAAGTGTTAGGAATTCCAGTAAAACCTTCTGAAGACAGTGGCCATGTACCAACAGCAACCATCCAGATGGCAATCCGTGGATGTGGGCGGTTTGGAGGCTATTCATCCATCAAACCAAGGAAATGCTTTGTGGACTCTTCACCAACTGATTTTTCATATGATTCTGTCTCTGGCCTTGTGATGCTAATTTTGGAAAAACCCAGGGAGCAACAGATTTGGAATGTGACAATTGAAGTCTAA